A single Streptomyces mirabilis DNA region contains:
- a CDS encoding magnesium and cobalt transport protein CorA produces MSERRPRPSAKNGRKPVWRRALNPPAATGATPPAPRADPPEPEPATDSVVQAALYRDGVRVSTPASLADTFRELREQPSGMAWIGLARPTEAELLSLAAEFDLHPLAVEDAMEAHQRPKLERYGETLFVVLSAARYLDAAEEVYFGELHVFVGPDFVITVRHGAAPDLSAVRRRMEDSPELLKLGPEAVLYAILDSVVDGYVPVVSGVQNDIDEIETEVFRGDPEVSRRIYELSREMVEFQRATRPLVGMLHGLMAGFAKYGTEEELQRYLRDVADHVTHTSERVDGFRQALTDILTVNATLVTQQQNAEMRALAEAGFEQNEEIKKISSWAAILFAPTLVGTIYGMNFDRMPELHWVLGYPFAIILMAVVCTSLYIIFKRKDWL; encoded by the coding sequence ATGTCCGAGCGACGCCCCCGTCCGTCCGCCAAGAACGGCAGAAAGCCCGTCTGGCGACGCGCCCTGAACCCACCGGCCGCGACCGGCGCGACACCCCCGGCGCCGCGCGCCGACCCGCCGGAGCCGGAACCCGCCACCGACAGCGTCGTACAGGCGGCCCTGTACCGCGACGGCGTACGGGTCTCGACCCCCGCCTCCCTCGCCGACACCTTCCGAGAGCTGCGCGAACAGCCGTCCGGCATGGCATGGATCGGCCTGGCCCGCCCCACGGAGGCCGAACTCCTCTCCCTGGCGGCCGAGTTCGACCTGCATCCGCTCGCCGTCGAGGACGCGATGGAGGCACACCAGCGTCCGAAGCTGGAGCGCTACGGCGAGACGCTCTTCGTCGTCCTGAGCGCGGCCCGCTATCTCGACGCGGCCGAGGAGGTCTACTTCGGCGAGCTGCACGTCTTCGTGGGCCCCGACTTCGTGATCACCGTCCGGCACGGCGCGGCGCCGGACCTGTCGGCGGTGCGCCGCCGCATGGAGGACTCCCCGGAGCTGCTGAAACTCGGGCCCGAGGCCGTCCTCTACGCGATCCTCGACTCCGTGGTCGACGGCTACGTCCCCGTCGTCTCAGGCGTCCAGAACGACATCGACGAGATCGAGACCGAGGTCTTCCGCGGCGACCCCGAGGTGTCCCGCCGCATCTACGAACTCTCCCGCGAAATGGTCGAGTTCCAGCGCGCCACACGCCCCCTGGTCGGCATGCTGCACGGCCTGATGGCGGGTTTCGCCAAGTACGGCACCGAAGAGGAACTCCAGCGCTACCTCCGCGACGTCGCCGACCACGTCACCCACACCAGCGAACGCGTCGACGGCTTCCGCCAGGCCCTCACCGACATCCTCACCGTCAACGCCACCCTCGTCACCCAGCAGCAGAACGCCGAGATGCGCGCGCTGGCGGAGGCGGGCTTCGAACAGAACGAGGAGATCAAGAAGATTTCTTCTTGGGCGGCCATTTTGTTCGCTCCGACGCTGGTCGGGACGATCTACGGCATGAACTTCGACCGCATGCCGGAGTTGCACTGGGTGCTCGGGTATCCCTTCGCGATCATCCTGATGGCGGTTGTTTGTACCAGTTTGTACATCATCTTCAAACGGAAGGACTGGCTCTGA
- a CDS encoding TetR/AcrR family transcriptional regulator produces the protein MPRNTLTREQILTAAIALLDTEGLEGLNMRALGQRLGSAATAVYWHVGSKDNLIALVSDQLWHEITLPDPDLVDWRTAATTMATDLHAMLTRHPWLLQAFGSFLMFGPGKARHDDHLLAIYEAAGFAGAAADQAAAAVFTFVLGNALGPAAAASLTRKLRREGSSDAQQVISNAKAEAREIAAHFPRLRARLDTRSADYGAAPDNTFQFGLQAILDGLEALQRGPTR, from the coding sequence GCCCCGCAACACGCTGACCCGCGAACAGATCCTCACCGCCGCCATCGCCCTGCTGGACACCGAAGGGCTGGAGGGCCTGAACATGCGGGCACTGGGTCAGCGGCTGGGCTCGGCGGCCACCGCGGTCTACTGGCACGTGGGCAGCAAGGACAACCTCATCGCCCTCGTCAGCGACCAGCTGTGGCACGAAATCACGCTGCCCGACCCGGACCTGGTCGACTGGCGCACGGCAGCCACCACCATGGCCACCGACCTGCATGCGATGCTCACCCGCCACCCGTGGCTGCTGCAGGCCTTCGGCTCCTTCCTCATGTTCGGCCCCGGCAAGGCCCGCCACGACGACCACCTCCTCGCCATCTACGAGGCCGCGGGATTCGCCGGCGCCGCAGCCGACCAGGCCGCGGCCGCCGTCTTCACCTTCGTCCTCGGCAACGCCCTCGGCCCAGCCGCAGCAGCGTCACTCACCCGCAAACTGCGACGTGAAGGCAGCAGCGACGCCCAACAGGTCATCAGCAACGCCAAGGCCGAAGCCCGCGAGATTGCCGCACACTTCCCTCGGCTGCGCGCCCGCCTGGACACCCGCAGCGCCGACTACGGCGCGGCGCCCGACAACACATTCCAGTTCGGCCTCCAGGCCATCCTCGACGGGCTGGAAGCGCTACAACGCGGGCCTACTCGGTGA